The Osmerus mordax isolate fOsmMor3 chromosome 5, fOsmMor3.pri, whole genome shotgun sequence DNA window GGTGGATCTGTTTGCGTCACGAGCCAACACACAGTGTCTTCTGTGGTTCTCGCTGCGCGCACAGGACAGACCTCCGCTTGGAGTCGATGCGTTCGCGCACCGTTCCTGGCCGAGAGGTCTGCTATACGCATTTCCACCTCtggcctccatcctctccttgcTGGCTCGGGTGAGGTCGGACGGGCTGTCGGTCATTCTGATAGCCCCCGATCGCCCCGGAGCCCCATGGTTCCCGGAGATGATGGGGATGCTGGTGGGCGGGCCTTggcccatacctcatcagacggaTGCGCTCTCTCAGGCCGGAGGCCTGGTGAAGAGCCCTCCAGTGATCGGAGGCCCACTTATGGCTTGGCTACTGAGAGGGAACTCTTAGAGCGCAGGGGTCTGTCTGATGCTGTCATTCAGACCATTCAGAGTGCGCACGCACAATCTACTGCTAGAGGGTACGCGTCGCGCTGGCGAGCCTTTATGCAATGGTGTGGAAAACAGAACCTTGACCCGGTCTCATGTCCGGTCGAAATGTTCTTGGGTTTCTTACAATCGTTGTTTGACGAGGGCTTAGCCGCGAGCACGGTTCGTGTTTACGCGGCGGCCATTTCGGCATGTCACGAAGGGTTCGCCAAAACGACACTGTTCAGCCACCCGCTGGTCAAGCGTTTTCTGGCTGGGGTGTGTAGGCTCAGGCCACCTCCGAGAGCGTCAACACCTACATGGGATTTATCTCTGGTGTTAGACGCTCTGTGTGGACCACCTTTCGAGCCCATAGACAATGTGTCATTACGTCTGCTTTCTCTCAAAACGAGTCTGCTCCTCGCTTTGACTACGGCTAAGCGAGTGAGCGACTTGTGCGCTTTGTCAACACGAGCGGATTGTTTGATCATCTCGGGTGATCGAACAAGAGCAGTGTTGCGTCCTAACCCGGCTTTTATCCCCAAGGTGATTAGCCGAGCGTTCAGGGCACAAAGCTGCGAACTGAGAGCTTTTTTCCCACCTCCGCAcagcggagaggaggaaagacgcTTACATAGCCTGTGCCCAGTGCGCGCTCTCTCGCGCTATCTGGAATGCACAGCAAGCATCAGATCTTCTCCCCAGTTACTGATCTGCTACGGTGGATCGAGGGCTGGCTTGCCACTCtccaaacagagactttctcacTGGCTCTGCGAGGCTATTGGTCTCGCGTACGAGTCTATGAGATGTCCCGTGCCACCTGGCATTCGGGCTCATTCCACCCGAGGAGTGACGGCATCAGCCGCCATCCTCAGGGGtgtaggagtggaggagattTGTGAAGCAGCGTCTTGGTCGTCGCCTTCACCATTTGTGCGATATTATCTGTTGGACGTTTCCTCCTCATCTTTTGCGCATTCTGTCCTCAGCATGGCTGGTGGATCAGGTGCAGCGAGATGACAACTCGCGAGGTTCTTGTGGGCCCTAGATGCGAGTTGTTCGTTGGGGTTATCGCCAAGTGTGGGACAGTCAGACATTCTCAGTTGAGAtgtctatactgtatgtgttctgttGCCCCTCCAGCTTAGCTGTTGTGCAGGCAAGAGGAACAACATGAGTTTTTAAGTAAACTCTTTCCTGTTTTCACCCTGGACGGCTCTCTGTGTCAGTAGCGGCCTGACCGGGAGGACAGACCCTGTGTATTATTACATCAGCAGGTCTGTCCTCGGTGCCTTGTGAGATTATGGGTCTTTTAGATCTAGTCTCGCTGGGGGTATATCTGGCCTCGCTCGCTCCGCctaaaccaataggagcagagctcccctatggGGCGGAGCTCCACGAAATAGAACGATAGTTAATGGAGGTAACTCCAGTTCTATGAGTGGAGCGGAGCCCCATAGGGCTGCAGGCCCAGCTCGACTTATTCAACCCGGCTGTATTAATACTTTTGGGAGGATGAGTGACGGCTGTCACCCCCTTATATAGGgcacctgtgtgagtgacaggtgtgtgtatattttgatcttcagtcattagctgcactaggcagcgggtaaaccaataggagcagagctcccctatggGGCTCCGCTCCACTCATAGAACTGGAGTTACCTCCATTAACTATCGTTACCTCCATTAACTATCGTTTACTTTGCTGCTCAATCTGCACGTCACGTCTGCAAACGTTGTAGAAGCGGGTGCATCCCTTACAGAAATAGTCTGGAAAAGGCTCAACAGCTTTTGGTCAATATACACATCAACTTTACATATTTGAATGATTGCATTCTGTACGGGTTGTCTTTGGTGGGAACACGCTCTCAGTCACAAGCACGATCTTAAATGCAGAAATTAGTTTattatttgaaacattcattaatCGCCTACTTGCCCGCCACTGCGCAGCGGTGCAAcggaaggaggatgagggcgGAGCCAGAAGGTTTCAAATGTGGGCGGGAACTGACCTCCGTCCCCGTGTCCAATTGCCAACGGAGAAGGTGTCGACGGTTTGCCAATCAGTCTGCTCGGGAGAAAAGTCCAATCAGCGGACGACAAGCCGACCATATATACTTCCTTATCCTTTCCCTCAAGACTTACTTCAAACTCGTCGACGAAAAGAAAAGTATCATGGCAAGAACCAAGCAGACAGCTCGTAAATCTACCGGTGGCAAAGCCCCGAGGAAGCAGCTCGCCACCAAGGCCGCTCGTAAGAGTGCGCCAGCCACCGGTGGCGTGAAGAAGCCCCATCGTTACAGGCCCGGGACCGTGGCTCTGAGAGAGATCCGTCGTTACCAGAAGTCCACCGAGCTGCTCATCCGCAAGCTGCCTTTCCAGCGCCTGGTGAGGGAAATCGCCCAGGATTTCAAGACCGATCTGCGTTTCCAGAGTTCCGCTGTGATGGCGCTGCAGGAGGCTAGCGAGGCTTACCTGGTCGGTCTGTTCGAGGACACCAACTTGTGCGCCATCCACGCCAAGAGGGTCACCATCATGCCCAAGGACATCCAGCTGGCCCGCCGCATCCGCGGAGAGCGCGCCTAGACGTTGTCCGTGATCATGTGATCTCTAAACctacaaaggctcttttaagagccacctcaCTGTTTAAACGAATAGACAAATGTTTTTCTAGTCATACGTCTTAATCGTACGTCCtgcaatgtttattttttataaacagAATTTCCGTACTCCAACTCCCTTATAAAGCATAAACGGAAAGATAAcaatgactaaaatggggattaaCTGAATtaagtattattgcacagaCTCTTCGATTCAGAAGGTGACCCCAACTGTAGCACACTGCTTGGCAGAACTGTCATTTAAAATGGCTCAGCATGACTCAGAATATATCGTTATATAATGCGTGCATATTAAATCCAAATacaattattactattctggttgacagtgtatggacagctgccccagatttccaattaacatagtctgcctccacataTCCAGgcttagacatttacattttttagtcgtttagctgacgctcttgtccagagcgacttacagtaagtacatttagtcatttagcagacgctcttatacagagcaaagtacagggacattcccccgaggcaatatgggagtcaggtggctgagcggttagggaagcgggctagtaatctgaaggtcgccagttcgattcccggtcatgccaactgatgttgtgtccttgggcaaggcacttaaccctacttgcctcgggggaatgtccctgtacttactgtaagtcgctctggataagagcgtctgctaaatgactaaatgtaaatgtaatgtaaggggTGAAGttccttacccaaggacacaacgtcattttgcagagcgggggatcgaaccagcaaccttctgattactagcccaattccataaccgctcagccacctgtctcCGTAGACTGTGGCAGACTGTGGCCATTTGAAGGGCTTGGACAGTAGCAGACTggctgtctgccattcacatttcacaatgtgaatggcagacagtacaGCACGTGGtctcatttttgccactctagagggcattttagaaatgtttttttcaaccctgggggcaccaggcagtcaccccctgagtcctccagtgggcctggatacacccatggggacagtatattgcacctataatattggggaagcttgaaggagaggatgaagtaatatagaggcttttcaacatataggctactttaaacaatgaaaatactttatacaattgaataaaaagtatccttgattctttgtgtttcaagatgacctggaaaactgatgataatattcaggtactgctttggagcaaggtataaccttcatatttcctggcatagttgcctttGCTAAACCTTTTGGAGTCATCAAccctgttcaagaatgtcccacatgcaaagacacacagagatgcagacagactgaacagtgtcaaggcttggctgcagtgagtttttttctttgtgtgtaaTTCCAGCAgtctacatagtctaggcctacctacatagactgcagtctattaccctcctttctactattatagtctactactctcctttTTACTACTTTCTACTAAGGATgataggctgctcttatgtgttaaTTGCCacccttaagagttgctaaagtgtttttctatatatatctatatattaaaaatgacaataaaatctatctagataaactatgctgggcctgctgaacccatacctcttccacagatactggtcg harbors:
- the LOC136942852 gene encoding histone H3-like: MRAEPEGFKCGRELTSVPVSNCQRRRCRRFANQSAREKSPISGRQADHIYFLILSLKTYFKLVDEKKSIMARTKQTARKSTGGKAPRKQLATKAARKSAPATGGVKKPHRYRPGTVALREIRRYQKSTELLIRKLPFQRLVREIAQDFKTDLRFQSSAVMALQEASEAYLVGLFEDTNLCAIHAKRVTIMPKDIQLARRIRGERA